The DNA segment ATTGATCCGAAAACGGTGGAAGACATTGCCCAAATTGACTGGCAGCAAGTAAACAGCAACCCATTTTTCTGCCCCGATCCAAGTGCGGTGGAAAAATTTGATGAATTAATCCGCGAGTTAAAAAAAGAGGGCAATTCCATCGGCGCTAAATTAACTGTGGTGGCAGAAAATGTGCCAGTAGGCTTAGGTGAACCGGTTTTCGATCGCCTTGATGCGGATTTGGCACACGCGTTAATGGGCATTAATGCAGTGAAAGGCGTGGAAATTGGTGATGGCTTTGCAGTGGTGGAGCAAAAAGGCACGCAGCACCGTGACGAAATGACGCCAGCAGGTTTTTGTTCTAACCACGCAGGGGGAATTTTAGGTGGCATTAGCTCGGGCCAACCGATTATTGCGACTATTGCGTTAAAGCCTACTTCGAGCATTACCATTGCAGGACGTTCAGTGAATTTGAATAATGAGCCAGTGGAAGTGATCACCAAAGGGCGCCACGATCCTTGTGTAGGCATTCGTGCCGTACCTATTGCGGAAGCAATGACCGCCATTGTTTTACTCGATCACCTATTAAGATTTAAGGCACAATGTAAATGAAAAACTTAACCAAATTATTAAGTGCGGTGCTTTTTTGCGGAATTTTTTCTGCGAGCAGCGCAATGGCAGGCCCTGAATATTGGCAGAAAGTCAAACGCCCTATTGCGGGCGAGCCAACCCCAGTGGGATCTTATAGCAATGGCTGTATTATCGGTGCGCAACCTTTGCCTTTTAATGGCGAAGGCTACCAAGTGATCCGCACCAGCAAAAATCGCTATTACGGACACCCAGATATGATTGCCTATTTGCAACGCTTAGGTAAAAAAGCCAAATCTGCGGGCATTCCAACAATGCTTATTGGTGATATTGCAATGCCGGGGGGCGGACGCTTTTTAACGGGACACGCCAGCCATCAAATGGGCTTGGACGCAGATATTTGGCTACGTTTAGGACGTTTATCCGATAAAGATGCACAAAATCCAGCAGGAATGGGCTTGCTAGTGGTGGATCGCAAAGCGCAACGTGTTGATGATTCCGTATGGAATGAAAATCACACCAATTTAATTCGTTTAGCGGCGCAAGATAAGCAAGTGGCGCGTATTTTCGTTAATCCAGCGATTAAATTGAAATTATGCCAAACGGTGCGTGGTGATCGCAGTTGGTTGCAGAAAATTCGTCCGTGGTTTGGACACGATTCCCATTTTCACGTTCGCTTAACTTGCCCGAAAGGCGCGACTTACTGCGAAAATCAAGCGCCCGTCCCAGCAGGCGAGGGCTGTGGTGATGAGTTATATTCTTGGTTTAAACCAGCGAAACCTTCAACAGGAACAAGCAAACCCAAAGCGCGTCCACCTGAGCCATTTTTATGCCAGCAAGTAAGCCACGCCCCAAATCAAAGCGAATGGTTGGAATAAGCCCTAGAATAACAATTAGGGTAGCAACATAAGAGCGAAAATAGGAGCGAAAAATGGAAATCAGCCTAAATCTTATTGCGTTATTATTTTTAGTGGCATTTATTGCAGGATTTATTGACGCAATTGCTGGCGGTGGTGGTTTAATCACTATTCCTGCTTTATTGATGACAGGCGTTCCCCCAGCAATGGCATTAGGCACGAACAAACTGCAAGCCTGCGGCGGCTCATTTTCCGCGAGCTTTTATTTTTTACGCAAAAGAGCGGTGGATTTAAAAGAAATTTGGCTGCTTGTGCTAATGACCTTTATCGGCGCAGTGCTTGGCACGATCCTTATTCAGTTAGTGGATAGTGCGTTGATTAAAAAAGTTATTCCATTTTTAGTGCTAGCCATTGGCTTGTATTTTTTATTCACCCCAAATTTAGGCGATGAAGATCGGCACAAACGCATTTCTTACGCCACTTTTGCCTTTAGCGCAGGATTTGGAATTGGCTTTTATGATGGTTTCTTCGGGCCGGGAACAGGCTCATTACTAAGTTTAGCTTTTGTTACGTTGCTTGGTTTTAATCTTGCGAAAGCCACAGCTCACGCCAAAGTGCTAAATTTCACGTCAAATATTGCCGCACTTTTGCTCTTTCTCATTGGTGGACAAATTTGGTGGGAAGCTGGGCTGGTAATGATGTTAGGACAAATTATCGGCGCAAATTTAGGTGCAAAAATGGTGCTAAGCAAAGGTAAACAGTTAATTCGCCCAATGGTGGTGATAATGTCTTTTATTATGACCGCCAAAATGGCTTATGATCAAGGCTGGTTCGGTTAGTTGAGGTTTTATGACACAACAAAATGATGATGTACGCTTAACCGCTCGCGTGGGCTATGATCCCAAATGGCAATGGGCGTTTTTATTGCCAAAATATTGGGGCGTTTGGCTTGGTATTTTTGCCTTGGCGCTATTCGCCTTTGTGCCTTTTCGCTTAAGGGATAAGATCGCTGCGAAAATTGGTTTGCTCGCTGGGCAAAAAGCGAAAAAACAGCGTCATCGCGCAAGGATAAATTTGCAATATTGTTTCCCTGATTGGACAGAAAACCAGCGCGAAAAAGTAATTGATGAGATGTTTATCACCGTTAGCCAAGTGATGCTGGGCATTGGTGAAATTGCGTTGCGCTCTAAAAAACATCTGCAACAACGCAGCGAATTTATCGGCCTTGAATATATTCAGCAAGCCAAAGCAGCGGGGCATAACATTATTTTAATGGTGCCGCACGGCTGGGCGATTGATGCCTCGGGGATCATTTTGCATACTTACGGAATGCCAATGACATCAATGTATAATCCCCACCGTAACCCATTGGTCGATTGGCTGTGGACGATGACACGCCAGCGTTTTGGCGGCAAAATGCACGCCCGACAAAATGGCATAAAACCCTTTCTTAATGCAGTAAAAAAAGGTGAAATGGGGTATTATTTGCCTGATGAAGATTATGGCGAAGAATTAAGTGAATATGCGGATTTTTTTGCCACTTATAAAGCCACCTTGCCGGGCTTGAATAAAATGGCAAAATTGGCAAAAGCTGTGGTGATCCCTATGTTTCCGCGCTATAACGCAGAGCGTGGTAAATATGAAATGGAAATTCACCCACCAATGCCAATTAGCGAACAGCCTGCACAAATGGCACGGGAAATGAACAAAGAAATTGAGCAATTTGTTACCCCAACGCCAGAGCAGTATGTGTGGATTTTGCGTTTATTAAAAACCCGAAAAGATGGTGCGGATATTTATCGTTAAATTGAATAATCTGTGATAATATGCGTGCCGCTCTTTTTTATGCAAAACGGTCGAAAATTTGACCGCACTTTAGGTAATAAAATGAACAAACAATTAGAACTGATTAAATCATCGATCAAATCCATTCCAAACTACCCGAAAGAAGGCATTATCTTTCGTGATATTACAAGCCTTGTGGAAACCCCAGCGGCATTCAAGGCGACCATTGATTTAATCGTGGCACAATATAAAGACAAAGGCATCACCAAAGTTATCGGCACAGAAAGCCGTGGCTTTATTTTTGGCGCACCTGTGGCATTAGCCTTAGATATTCCTTTTGTATTAGTGCGTAAACCAGGGAAATTGCCGCGTGAAACCATTGCGCAATCCTATCAGTTAGAATATGGGCAAGACACCTTAGAAATTCACACAGACTCTATTCAATCGGGCGATAACGTATTGATTATTGACGATTTATTGGCTACAGGTGGTACAGTTGAAGCCACTGTGAAGTTGGTTGAACGTCTTGGTGGCGAAGTGAAAAATGCAGCGTTCGTGATTAATTTGCCAGAACTTGGTGGCGAACAACGCTTACGCAATTTAGGGGTAACCCCGTTCTCATTAGTGAATTTTGAAGGCCACTAATTTATCCTAAGCGAGCAAGGAATGAGTTATCAAGTTTTAGCAAGAAAATGGCGACCGCAAAAGTTCTCCGATGTGGTAGGGCAGAAACCTGTTCTTACCGCACTTGCTAACGGATTAAATGAAAACCGCCTGCACCACGCCTATCTTTTTTCTGGTACGCGTGGCGTGGGGAAAACCTCCATTGCTCGTTTATTCGCCAAAGGGTTAAATTGTGTCAATGGCGTAACCGCTGAGCCTTGCGGTGTATGCGAACATTGCAAAGCCATTGAAGAGGGGCGATTTATCGATCTCATTGAAATTGACGCCGCTTCACGCACCAAGGTGGAAGATACCCGTGAATTGCTCGACAATGTGCAATACAAACCGGTGCAAGGGCGTTATAAAGTTTATTTGATTGACGAAGTGCATATGCTCTCTCGCCATTCTTTCAATGCCTTGCTGAAAACCCTTGAAGAACCGCCTGAATATGTAAAATTTCTGCTGGCAACCACTGATCCGCAGAAATTGCCGATTACCATTTTATCTCGCTGTATTCAATTTCATCTTAAAGCGCTCGATCAGCAACAAATCGCCGATCATTTGTCCTTTATTTTACAGCAAGAAAAGCTCCCCTTTGAACCTCTTGCCATTGAAAAATTAGCTAAAGCGGCACAAGGCAGTATCCGCGATAGCCTAAGTTTAACCGATCAAGCCATTGCAATGAGCAACGGCAATATTACCCTTGATGCAGTAAATACAATGCTCGGCTTGCTTGATGACAGCCAGCCTATTGATATTTTGTATGCGTTGCAGCAGGGCAACGGTGAAGCCTTAATGAAAGCTATTCAAGCGGTGGCGGAAAAAGGCGGCGATTGGAATGAACTGCTAAAAGCGGTGGCCGAAAATTTGCATAAAATTGCAATGTGTCAATTATTGCCACAAGCGCAAATTAGTGATGAAAGCCATATCGGCTTTTTGGCGAAACATCTTCCACCAGAAGATGTGCAGTTTTTCTATCAGATTATTTTAAACGGACAAAAAGAGCTTGCCTTCGCACCAAATCAGCGAATGGGCGTGGAAATGATTTTATTACGTGCTTTAGCTTTCCACCCTAAATTAATCCAAGCAGCTCCTGCTATGCAGCCGGTAGAACAAGTGAATGAGCGCAATCATACTGCGCAAAGTGCGGTGCAAAATCCGGCAAAATTAGTTGAGATGCCTGTTGTATCACAACAGATCAAAGCAAATTCAGCGCCACAAACCAAAACAATGCCGTCTGCTAGACAGCCAGTTCGTTCCACACAAAGCCATTCACCTTCGCCAGTAAGCAACTCTACTTTAGACGTGCTTGATGCGTTAGATCAGCTTTCTAAACCGACAACAAGCGAAAAAAAAAACACTAACGCCAATAACGCAAAGCTAGTTTCGGAGCCAGCAGTTCCCCATTCGCAAGAGATCAGCTTGCCTGTGGTAGAGCGTAAATTTACTCAGCAAAAAAATACGGCACGAACTACTCATCAGCTTTCTCAGCCGTCTGTTTCTCAATCCGCTATTTCTCAAGCGCCATCTCAATCAGCAGCAACGATTCCGCCAATGAGTGAGCCTGTGGGTGAAAGTGCGGTGCAAAATTCGTCAGATTTTTCTGCTGATCTTGATCAGGAAGAAGATCTCAATTTGCCCGAAAACTACCGCTGGAATTGGAGTAATCCAGCAATGGCGGAGGAGCAGGATAGCGCCAGCCCGTCAGAAATCCGTAAAGCCATTTTGGAAAACACCACACCAGAATTAAAAGAAAAAGTGCTCACAATGGCAAAAGCACAGGACAAATGGACGGAAATTATTGAGCAAACAGGCATTTCTGGCTTAGTCAAGCAAATGGCGATGAATAGCTTTATTGTTCGCCAAGATGAAAATGAGCTCGTTTTGGCTCTGCGTTCAGGTCATCAACACCTTAATGAAGAGCCTATCCGCCGTGAGTTACAACAGGCGTTAAACCATTTTTATCAAAAAGATATTCAACTTATTATTGAAAATAGCGATGATCTCAATCAGCTCACTTCAATGGATCACCGCAAACAAATTTACCATCAGCTAAAAGCCGAAGCACAGAAAGCGCTACAACAAGATCCTAAATTGCAGCGCCTATGCGAAGAATTTGATGCAGTAATAGAGTTAGAAACAATCAGGCCAGTATAAAGTGCGGTTGTTTTTAATAAAGATTTGATTAGTTATGAGAGATTTTGCAGTAAAATGGTGCGACTAGCTGGACTCGAACCAGTGACCCCCACCATGTCAAGGTGGTGCTCTAACCAACTGAGCTATAGTCGCACTGAATGGAATGGGGAAATCATATATTGTTTTGTTTTTGATGACAAGTAAGTTTTTGATTATTCTCAATAGTTGCTTTAAAGATAAACGATTGCTTAAAAAACTTACAGCTTTTTTACAATTTGTGATCTCGATCTCATTCCATTTTAATCGTATAATAGCCAAAAATTTTAGTTATATGTAATGATCAACGGAGTAAATAATGTCTAGAAGACTAAGACGAACCAAAATTGTATGTACTATGGGGCCTTCTACAGACCGTGGTAACAACCTAGAAAAAATTATCGCAGCAGGCGCTAATGTGGTGAGAATGAATTTCTCTCACGGCACACCTGAAGATCACATTGGACGCGCGCAACGTGTGCGTGAAATTGCACAAAAATTAGGTAAAACAGTGGCGATTTTAGGGGATTTACAAGGGCCTAAAATCCGTGTTTCTACCTTTAAAGACGGTAAAATTTTCTTAAATATTGGTGATAAATTCGTTTTAGATGCGGAATTGCCAAAAGGTGAAGGTAACCAAGAAGCTGTTGGTTTAGATTATAAAACGTTACCACAAGACGTTGTTCCTGGTGATATTTTATTATTAGATGATGGCCGAGTTCAGCTAAAAGTATTATCTACTGATGGTGCGAAAGTGTTCACCGAAGTCACTGTTGGCGGCCCTCTTTCAAATAATAAAGGGATTAACAAATTAGGTGGTGGTTTATCTGCTGATGCCTTAACAGAAAAAGATAAAGCTGACATTATTACCGCAGCGCGTATTGGCGTGGATTACTTAGCGGTGTCTTTCCCACGCTCAAGTGCAGATTTGAACTATGCGCGTCAATTAGCGGAAGAAGCTGGTCTTAAAGCAAAAATTGTTGCGAAAGTAGAACGTGCGGAAACCGTAATGAGCGATGAAGCAATGGACGATATTATTCTTGCTTCTGATGTGATTATGGTGGCGCGTGGTGATTTAGGTGTTGAAATTGGCGATCCTGAATTGGTTGGCGTGCAGAAAAAATTAATCCGTCGTTCACGTCAATTAAACCGTGTTGTGATCACTGCAACGCAAATGATGGAATCTATGATCAGCAATCCAATGCCAACCCGTGCGGAAGTAATGGATGTTGCCAATGCGGTATTAGACGGTACAGATGCAGTAATGCTTTCGGCGGAAACCGCAGCGGGTCAGTATCCAGCCGAAACAGTAGCAGCAATGGCGAAAGTATGTCTAGGTGCAGAAAAAATGCCTAGCGTAAATGTTTCACGCCACCGTGTTGATCGTACTTTTGATACGATTGAAGAAGCGGTTGCAATGTCAGCAATGTTCGCTGCTAATCATATGAAAGGGGTTGCAGCAATTATTGCAATGACAAACAGTGGTCATACAGCTAAATTAATGTCACGTATTAGCTCAGGCTTACCAATTTTTGCTTTATCACGTCACCAAGAAACATTAAATCTTTGTGCATTATATCGTGGTGTTGTGCCAGTTCATTTTGAGCAAGAAAGCCGTACTATTGAAGGGTTAAAATCCGCCATTCAATTGTTGAAAGATAAAGGTTATTTAGTGACTGGTGATCTTGTGTTATTAACTCAAGGGGATTTATTAACTTCTGGCGGCACAAACACTTGCCGTACATTAGTGGTTGAATAACCTCATTTCTCTCTTTCACAAAAAGTTACTCATTGGCAGTGAGTAACTTTTTTTATTTGATAATTATCAAATTCAATATGAATTGTATTTTTATCAATTTTGCTGTGGTTGCTATAATGGCCGAATTTAATCATATTGGGAGAATGCATAATGAGTATAATCAGCAAAGATCAGGTACTAGAACGATTTCGTTTTCGAGCAGCAACACGTTATTACGATCCAAACAAAAAAGTAAGCCCTGAAGATTTTGCTTATATTTTAGAATTGGCACGTTTGTCGCCTAGCTCCGTTGGTTCAGAACCTTGGCATTTTGTGGTGATTCAAAATCCTGAATTACGCGAAAAACTTAAACCGGTAAGCTGGGGAATGATCTCTCAGCTTGATGATGCCAGCTATGTTGTCGCAATTTTAGCAAAGAAAAATGTACGCTATGATTCAGATTATTTGCATCAAGCCTTAGTTAAACGAGGTTTAACAGCGGAACAAATGGAAAAAGCAAAAGAAAAATACCGCACTTTTCAACAAAATGATATGAAAGTGCTAGAAAGTGAACGTGCATTATTTGATTGGACAAGCAAGCAAACCTACATAGCCCTAGCAAATATGATGACAGGTGCGGCATTTATTGGTGTGGATAGCTGTCCAATTGAGGGCTTTAACTATGAAGCAGTAAATCAAATTTTAGCAGAAGCGGGGGCGTTTGACCCAGCGGAGTGGGGCGTTTCTGTGATGGTAACCTTTGGTTATCGTGCGAAAGAGATTAAAGCCAAATCAAGAAAACCGATGGAAGAATTAGTAACTTGGGTGGAATAAATTTGACCTATCGCGTACTCTCAATAAGTTCAAAGATTTACATAAAATCACGCAATTTTAATGATTTATTGTAAAGTCTTTATTTATCAATAGGTTATTGATGTTTTTAAAGTGCTACTTTTTTGAACGTAAGTAAAAAAATGTAAATAGAGGTTTATTTTTACCTTTTTTTGTTACAGACTATGCGGGCAAACAATAAGTTTGTAAATGATCATTACAAAACTATTTAGGAGAAACAATGAAAAAATCACTATTAGCTTTATTAGTATTAGGAACAAGTTTAGCCGTAACAGGTTGTTTCGACAAAGACAGTAAAGTTCAAGAGCAAGCTAAATCTAGCGTTGTAGAAGCAAAAGACGCAGTAGCTCAAGCAGCTTCAGATGTTAAAGATGCAGCAGTAGAAGCAGCAAAAGATGTAAAAGATGCAGCCGTTGAAAAAGCGACAGAGGTAAAAGATGCTGCGGTAGCAAAAGTTGCAGAAGTAAAAGAATCTGTAACCAATAAAATTACTGATGCTAAAGATGCAGCAGTAGCTAAAGTATCTGAAGCAAAAGATGCCGTTTCTGAAAAAGCATCATCAGTGATGGATTCCGTATCTCAAAAAGCAGATGCAGCAAAAGAAGCAGTAGCAGATAAAGCAGCAGAAGTTAAAGAAGCAGCGGCAGATAAAGCGGCAGAAGTAAAAGACGCAGCAGTAGAAGCTAAAGATGCAGCAGCAGAAAAAGCAGCAGATGTGAAAGAAGCAGCAGCGGATAAAGTAACTGAAGCAAAAGATGCGGCAGCAAATAAAGTAGCTGAAGTAAAAGACGCAGCAGTAGAAGCAAAAGATGCAGCAGTAGCGAAAGCAACTGAAGTTAAAGATGCCGTAGCAGACAAAGCAGCAGAATTAAAACAAGCTGCAGAAAGCAAAGTATCAGAAGCATCTAACGCAGTTTCAGAGAAAGCAGCTGAATTAAAAGAAGCAGTAAAATCTGAATAATTTTTGCTAGATCTATTTTCATTAGCCCCGCTCAAATTGAGTTGGGGCTTTTTTAGCTTTGATGAAATTGCATTGAATTGCCGGATTTTTTCTATTAAAATCGCCACTTTATTTATCCACTAACCTTGGTACATTTATGTCCAGCTTGTTTTCTTTTCCTGATTTTAAAATCTTACAACCTTATGATAAGCGATTCCTAAAAAGATTACGTTCTCGTATTCGTTACTATTTCTATCGTTTGCAATGTTATAAAGAATGTAATCAGTTTGTTCATTTTCTTAATCAGAATCCGCAATGGTTGCCTATTTTTGAAAAAGTACCTTATCGCTACAATGCTGTTTTAAGAAAGTATTGCGATACCCGTTTTAGCAAGAAAGCTCGTATTCAAGCAATCTTAAATAACTTTGAATTATCAGAAAAATTTTTGGGAACATCCATTGTTGATAAGTTGGCAAAACAAAATCACATTTTATTATCCGAGTTACCTGATGGTCTGAAGCTTTATCTAAACATTAATGCCATAGATCCTTTTGAAGGTTTTTTATCCATTAATATTAAAAACCAGGATAATGAAAGCGTGTATGATTCATCTTTCACTTTTTTATCTCCAAATCAATTATTAATTGCTTCAATTCAAGGGCCTAATGAGGAGAATTCTCAACAATTGGTTAAATCAGCTACCAAATCATTACATGGGATTCGCCCGATGTTTATGATTGTTAATGTATTTAAATTATTAAGTCAGCTCTGGGATTGTGAATTAATCGCTATAGCTCATAAGAACCAATCTAAATACCGCTGGAATGATTTTAATCGACTTTTATTCAACTATGACGAATTCTGGCAAGAAAACAATGGAAAGCTGAATACACAGGGTTATTGGGCGTTACCGTTAGAGATTGAGCGTAAGCCTTTGGAAGAAATTCAGAGTAAAAAGCGTTCTATGTATCGTAAGCGCTATGAAATGTTGGATAAACTGGAAACCGATTTAAGCGCAGTATTTAACTAAAAATAAGCCCAAAAGTTACCGCACTTTGATATATTTAATATGATGAAATATATTATTTCCGATTCACAAACACAATAAGAGAACGAATAACTATGCAGAAAAATCTCGTGATCACCGTTGATGGGCCGAGTGGCGCAGGTAAAGGGACGCTATGTTATGCCTTGGCGCAAAAGCTAGGCTTTGCCTTGTTAGACAGCGGAGCGATTTATCGTGTTACCGCATTGGCGGGGTTAAAAAAGAAGGTGCCATTAGATGATGAAGCGGCTTTGGCACATTTAGCTCGTCATTTAGATGTCGAATTTTTACCTGAAGATAATGAAGTTAAAATTATTTTAGAAGGGGAAGATGTGAGTCGTCAGATTCGCACGCAAGAAGTGGCAGATACCGCCTCTAAAGTAGCGGTATTCCCACAAGTTCGCGCTGCGTTATTGCAATTACAGCAAAGTTTTGCCAATGAAAAAGGGCTTATTGCTGATGGGCGTGATATGGGAACCGTGGTTTTCCCCGATGCGCAGGTGAAGTTATTTTTAGATGCTAGCGCAGAAGAAAGAGCGAAAAGACGCTATAAACAGTTGCAAACTAAGGGAATTAGTGGTAACTTTGCACAGATTTTAGCCGAGATAGAAGAGCGTGATTTTCGCGATAGAAATCGCCCAATCGCCCCTTTAAAACCTGCTGAGGACGCGTTGTTATTAGACAGCACGGAATTAAGTATTGAGGAAGTGATTGCTCAAGCCCTTGATTATATCCGCCAAAAGGTTGATTTTTAAGGCTTAAATTATTTTCGTCAGTTTATTCAAGGAAGGATAAACATTTATTATCAGCCCCACTTTTTATGGATATAAAGTGGACGTTATTAACTAAATTTAGAAGATTAATTATGTCAGAATCTTTTGCTCAACTCTTTGAAGAATCATTAAAAGACCTTGAAACTCGTTTAGGTTCAATCGTTAACGGTACTGTTGTTGCTATTGAAAAAGGCTTCGTATATGTAGATGCAGGTTTAAAATCTGAAGCGCGTATCCCAGCTGAAGAATTCCAAAATGCACAAGGTGAATTAGACGTTAAAGTTGGCGACGTGGTAAACGTTGCGTTAGACGCTGTTGAAGATGGTTTCGGTGAAACTAAATTGTCTCGTGAAAAAGCAGTACGTCACGAATCTTGGATCGAATTAGAGAAAGCTTACGAAGATCAAGCTACTGTTATCGGTTTAATCAACGGTAAAGTGAAAGGTGGTTTCACAGTTGAGTTAAACGGTGTTCGTGCATTCTTACCTGGTTCATTAGTAGATACTCGCCCTGTACGCGATGCAGATCACTTATTAGGTAAAGAATTAGAATTCAAAGTAATCAAATTAGATCAAAAACGTAACAACGTTGTTGTTTCTCGTCGTGCTGTAATCGAATCAGAAAACAGCCAAGATCGTGAAGAAATCTTAGCTAACCTAGCGGAAGGCGCAGAAGTTAAAGGTACAGTTAAAAACTTAACTGACTACGGTGCGTTCGTTGATTTAGGTGGTGTTGATGGTTTATTACACATCACAGATATGGCTTGGAAACGCGTTAAACACCCAAGCGAAATCGTGAATGTAGGTGATGAAATCACAGTTAAAGTATTAAAATTTGATAAAGATCGCACTCGTGTTTCTTTAGGCTTAAAACAATTAGGTCAAGATCCTTGGGTTGCTATCGCAGAAAATCACCCAGTTGGCAGCAAATTAACTGGTAAAGTAACTAACTTAACAGATTACGGTTGTTTCGTTGAAATTTTAGAAGGTGTTGAAGGTTTAGTTCACGTTTCTGAAATGGATTGGACAAACAAAAACATTCACCCATCTAAAGTGGTTAGCTTAGGTGATACTGTTGAAGTGATGGTATTAGAAATCGATGAAGATCGTCGTCGTATTTCTTTAGGTTTAAAACAATGCAAACCTAATCCGTGGTTACAATTTGCTGAAACGCACAACAAAGGCGATAAAGTTACTGGTAAAATCAAATCAATCACTGATTTCGGTATCTTCATCGGTCTTGAAGGTGGTATCGATGGCTTAGTTCACTTATCTGACATTTCTTGGAATGTACCAGGTGAAGAAGCCGTTCGTAACTACAAAAAAGGTGACGAAGTTTCTGCCGTAGTTCTACAAGTGGATTCAGCAAAAGAGCGTATCTCTTTAGGTATCAAACAACTTGAAGATGATCCATTCAATAACTTCATCGCAGCAAACAAAAAAGGCGCTATCGTAAGTGCTAAAGTTGTTGAAGCAGATGCAAAAGGCGCTAAAGTTGAATTAGACGGCGGTGTTGAAGGTTATATCCGTGCAGCTGACTTAACAAGCGAAGTTGCAGCAGGTGATGTTGTTGAAGCGAAATACACTGGTGTAGATCGTAAAGCGCGTTTAGTTCACTTATCAGTGAAAGCGAAAGATCAAGCTGAAGAAGCGGCAGCAGTTGCAAGCGTGAATAAAGAAGAAGTAGTTATTCCAAACGCAATGGCTGAAGCATTCAAAGCAGCTAAAGGTGAATAATTTTAGTTCCCTTTAAAGTTGGCGTGGGAAAACTCACGCTAACTTCTTGATAGTTAGGAGAATATTATGACTAAATCAGAACTCATTGAAACATTAGTTCAACAACATCCTTCTATTTCAGTTAAAGATGTAGAAAATGCAGTAAAAGAAATTTTAGAGCAAATTGCACAAACCTTGGAAAATGGAGAGCGTGTTGAAGTTCGTGGTTTTGGCAGTTTTTCACTACATTTCCGTCAGCCTCGTGTAGGACGTAATCCTAAAACGGGTGCAAAAGTTGAATTAGACGCAAAATCTGTACCGCACTTTAAAGCAGGTAAAGATCTTAGAATGCGTGTAGATGCTCAAGCATAATAGTCAGCTAACTAAACGGCACCTTTTGTGTCGTTTTTTGTATTTATATAAATCTTTTGGAGTGCGTAATGATTAAGTATATTTTTGGTTTTATTATTTTACTCGCCGTTGTGCTTGTTGCTATCACCATTGGGGCGAATAATGATCAAGTCATTACCTTTAATTATATTGTTGCTCAAAGCGAATTACAGCTTTCCACGTTAGTGGCTATCTTATTTGGTTTTGGCTTGCTGTTAGGTTGGTTT comes from the Avibacterium avium genome and includes:
- the cmk gene encoding (d)CMP kinase; protein product: MQKNLVITVDGPSGAGKGTLCYALAQKLGFALLDSGAIYRVTALAGLKKKVPLDDEAALAHLARHLDVEFLPEDNEVKIILEGEDVSRQIRTQEVADTASKVAVFPQVRAALLQLQQSFANEKGLIADGRDMGTVVFPDAQVKLFLDASAEERAKRRYKQLQTKGISGNFAQILAEIEERDFRDRNRPIAPLKPAEDALLLDSTELSIEEVIAQALDYIRQKVDF
- the pyk gene encoding pyruvate kinase, which produces MSRRLRRTKIVCTMGPSTDRGNNLEKIIAAGANVVRMNFSHGTPEDHIGRAQRVREIAQKLGKTVAILGDLQGPKIRVSTFKDGKIFLNIGDKFVLDAELPKGEGNQEAVGLDYKTLPQDVVPGDILLLDDGRVQLKVLSTDGAKVFTEVTVGGPLSNNKGINKLGGGLSADALTEKDKADIITAARIGVDYLAVSFPRSSADLNYARQLAEEAGLKAKIVAKVERAETVMSDEAMDDIILASDVIMVARGDLGVEIGDPELVGVQKKLIRRSRQLNRVVITATQMMESMISNPMPTRAEVMDVANAVLDGTDAVMLSAETAAGQYPAETVAAMAKVCLGAEKMPSVNVSRHRVDRTFDTIEEAVAMSAMFAANHMKGVAAIIAMTNSGHTAKLMSRISSGLPIFALSRHQETLNLCALYRGVVPVHFEQESRTIEGLKSAIQLLKDKGYLVTGDLVLLTQGDLLTSGGTNTCRTLVVE
- the dnaX gene encoding DNA polymerase III subunit gamma/tau yields the protein MSYQVLARKWRPQKFSDVVGQKPVLTALANGLNENRLHHAYLFSGTRGVGKTSIARLFAKGLNCVNGVTAEPCGVCEHCKAIEEGRFIDLIEIDAASRTKVEDTRELLDNVQYKPVQGRYKVYLIDEVHMLSRHSFNALLKTLEEPPEYVKFLLATTDPQKLPITILSRCIQFHLKALDQQQIADHLSFILQQEKLPFEPLAIEKLAKAAQGSIRDSLSLTDQAIAMSNGNITLDAVNTMLGLLDDSQPIDILYALQQGNGEALMKAIQAVAEKGGDWNELLKAVAENLHKIAMCQLLPQAQISDESHIGFLAKHLPPEDVQFFYQIILNGQKELAFAPNQRMGVEMILLRALAFHPKLIQAAPAMQPVEQVNERNHTAQSAVQNPAKLVEMPVVSQQIKANSAPQTKTMPSARQPVRSTQSHSPSPVSNSTLDVLDALDQLSKPTTSEKKNTNANNAKLVSEPAVPHSQEISLPVVERKFTQQKNTARTTHQLSQPSVSQSAISQAPSQSAATIPPMSEPVGESAVQNSSDFSADLDQEEDLNLPENYRWNWSNPAMAEEQDSASPSEIRKAILENTTPELKEKVLTMAKAQDKWTEIIEQTGISGLVKQMAMNSFIVRQDENELVLALRSGHQHLNEEPIRRELQQALNHFYQKDIQLIIENSDDLNQLTSMDHRKQIYHQLKAEAQKALQQDPKLQRLCEEFDAVIELETIRPV
- a CDS encoding VirK/YbjX family protein; amino-acid sequence: MSSLFSFPDFKILQPYDKRFLKRLRSRIRYYFYRLQCYKECNQFVHFLNQNPQWLPIFEKVPYRYNAVLRKYCDTRFSKKARIQAILNNFELSEKFLGTSIVDKLAKQNHILLSELPDGLKLYLNINAIDPFEGFLSINIKNQDNESVYDSSFTFLSPNQLLIASIQGPNEENSQQLVKSATKSLHGIRPMFMIVNVFKLLSQLWDCELIAIAHKNQSKYRWNDFNRLLFNYDEFWQENNGKLNTQGYWALPLEIERKPLEEIQSKKRSMYRKRYEMLDKLETDLSAVFN
- a CDS encoding NAD(P)H-dependent oxidoreductase, with translation MSIISKDQVLERFRFRAATRYYDPNKKVSPEDFAYILELARLSPSSVGSEPWHFVVIQNPELREKLKPVSWGMISQLDDASYVVAILAKKNVRYDSDYLHQALVKRGLTAEQMEKAKEKYRTFQQNDMKVLESERALFDWTSKQTYIALANMMTGAAFIGVDSCPIEGFNYEAVNQILAEAGAFDPAEWGVSVMVTFGYRAKEIKAKSRKPMEELVTWVE